A window from Spiroplasma endosymbiont of Aspidapion aeneum encodes these proteins:
- a CDS encoding nucleotide exchange factor GrpE gives MANKDNKKTLSTQEEVLKYLGRIKKELSTVNNKSEEDKSKKDKKITDIEKLEKAISNLMTEYDDLKWKNQISATNEINLKNRFLIEKTDIIKYNGADLAKNVLVPFDMLKRVISLPSPSPEVDNYLKGFEMVVGQMDNAFTEAGIEVIKTKVGDDFDQNIHEAVETIETEAQAKGKVAHIISNGYKLKDRVIIYTKVKVSG, from the coding sequence ATGGCAAATAAAGATAACAAAAAGACTTTATCAACTCAAGAAGAAGTGCTAAAATATCTTGGACGTATAAAAAAAGAATTATCTACCGTAAATAATAAAAGCGAAGAAGATAAATCAAAGAAAGATAAAAAAATAACAGATATAGAAAAGTTAGAAAAGGCAATTAGTAATTTGATGACTGAGTATGATGATTTAAAATGAAAAAATCAAATCTCTGCAACAAATGAGATTAATCTAAAAAATAGATTTTTAATTGAGAAGACAGATATCATCAAGTACAATGGCGCTGATCTTGCAAAAAATGTTTTGGTCCCATTTGACATGTTAAAGAGAGTCATATCATTGCCATCACCAAGTCCAGAAGTGGATAATTATCTTAAAGGTTTTGAAATGGTGGTTGGGCAAATGGATAATGCATTTACTGAGGCTGGAATTGAGGTTATAAAAACAAAAGTTGGTGATGATTTTGATCAGAATATTCACGAAGCTGTTGAAACTATAGAGACTGAGGCACAGGCAAAAGGAAAAGTGGCCCATATTATATCAAATGGATATAAATTAAAAGATCGCGTAATAATATATACAAAAGTAAAAGTATCAGGTTAA
- a CDS encoding ABC transporter ATP-binding protein, translated as MGSVKFKIGKSRFLRLLFRSYLNNKGIAVAVIFLTLIVVVCYVINIKIIQWMTSIMMSKNIIDLMNQIFSSPNNEEIKHIAKIMNATETETQTLIQQIAAMGDKNRQVALQNIIHQFFFKDVYYDGIDSSNTAIVYVKILGLKMTLTLWCYFMFINVVVIVICTYLAYILSGIIAQREECKLRDKILIQLMNQDIDFFNNSKIGNLINTVVVDTEKIGNQLKIAPIIFIQVVMTTIGAISIMMSIDYQLCLITISLLTIAILIVIGIMKLTSRATNTIEDIKDDINNEVSEKLFTMKLVKSSGTWTNEKEHYRKLNKEVVKHSVKILTLKEIVTAILIGAIGSFVMSSIVFGVFLYSSQVQVLLTKMTAFTTGVLVMTLPFLQLNQIAASINEVENSVLNYEEITETDIHIDKLGGKRIVGYPKVIEFKKVSFAFPDAPTEFYIKNLNISLERGKKYAFVGKSGCGKSTIVKLLLRFYDPTFGKININYIGRPQNIDANDIAEEMGLYFKKEKKEKKKKININEYEVKSTFISKDKNENNNIDAEHVIDLKDVELAGWISRVGYVAQEPKILSGTFWDNVRYTREDISDFEIVEACKKAKIHEFILSLPQKYNTILAEQGSQLSGGQKQRLVIARMFAKDPEILLLDEATSALDSVVEKQIQKELDQLMVGRTTVAIAHRLDTIKDFDKIFVLEPKKGIVQEGTFNELIAKEGIFLNLYKHQESPLEK; from the coding sequence ATGGGAAGTGTTAAATTTAAAATAGGTAAGAGTCGATTCTTAAGATTATTATTTAGGTCATATTTAAATAATAAAGGCATTGCTGTTGCTGTTATTTTTCTTACACTAATTGTTGTTGTTTGTTATGTTATTAATATAAAAATAATTCAATGAATGACTTCAATTATGATGTCAAAAAATATTATTGACCTAATGAACCAAATTTTCTCATCGCCAAATAATGAAGAGATAAAACATATAGCTAAAATAATGAATGCAACCGAAACTGAGACACAAACATTAATCCAGCAAATTGCTGCAATGGGAGATAAAAATCGTCAGGTAGCCTTACAAAATATTATCCATCAATTTTTCTTTAAGGATGTTTATTATGATGGTATTGATTCTTCTAATACAGCAATTGTTTATGTAAAAATATTAGGTCTTAAAATGACATTAACATTGTGGTGTTACTTTATGTTTATTAATGTTGTTGTAATTGTAATATGTACATATCTTGCCTATATTTTAAGTGGTATTATTGCTCAAAGAGAAGAATGTAAATTAAGAGATAAAATATTAATTCAGTTAATGAACCAAGATATAGATTTCTTTAATAATTCAAAAATTGGAAATCTTATTAATACAGTAGTAGTTGATACTGAAAAAATTGGAAATCAACTAAAAATTGCTCCTATCATCTTTATTCAAGTGGTTATGACAACAATTGGTGCCATATCAATAATGATGTCAATCGATTATCAATTATGTTTGATCACAATTTCTTTACTAACTATTGCTATTTTAATTGTTATTGGCATTATGAAGCTAACATCTAGAGCAACAAATACGATAGAAGATATCAAGGATGATATTAACAATGAGGTTTCTGAGAAGTTGTTTACAATGAAGCTTGTAAAATCAAGTGGTACTTGAACAAATGAAAAAGAACACTACAGAAAACTAAATAAAGAAGTTGTTAAACATAGTGTTAAAATTCTAACCTTAAAAGAAATAGTAACTGCTATATTAATCGGTGCAATCGGTAGTTTTGTAATGTCATCAATTGTTTTTGGAGTTTTCCTATATAGTTCGCAGGTACAGGTACTTTTAACAAAAATGACAGCATTTACAACAGGAGTTCTTGTTATGACCTTGCCATTTCTACAATTAAACCAAATAGCAGCGTCAATAAATGAGGTAGAAAATTCAGTTCTTAATTATGAGGAAATTACAGAGACTGATATTCATATTGATAAACTGGGTGGAAAAAGAATCGTTGGATATCCAAAAGTAATTGAATTTAAGAAAGTGAGTTTCGCTTTTCCAGATGCACCTACTGAATTCTATATTAAGAATTTAAATATTTCACTTGAACGTGGAAAAAAATATGCCTTTGTTGGTAAATCTGGCTGTGGTAAATCTACAATTGTTAAGCTTTTATTAAGATTTTATGACCCAACATTTGGAAAAATAAATATAAATTACATTGGCCGTCCACAAAATATCGATGCAAATGATATCGCCGAGGAAATGGGACTATATTTTAAAAAGGAAAAGAAGGAGAAAAAGAAAAAAATTAATATAAATGAATACGAGGTTAAAAGCACATTTATTTCAAAAGATAAAAATGAAAATAATAATATTGACGCAGAACATGTTATTGATTTAAAAGATGTAGAGTTGGCTGGCTGAATATCACGAGTGGGATACGTAGCTCAAGAACCAAAAATATTATCTGGAACATTTTGAGATAACGTTAGATACACACGAGAAGATATATCAGATTTTGAAATTGTAGAAGCATGTAAGAAGGCAAAAATACATGAATTTATTCTTAGCCTACCTCAAAAATATAATACAATCTTAGCAGAACAAGGTTCACAACTATCAGGTGGTCAAAAACAACGCCTTGTTATTGCAAGAATGTTTGCGAAAGACCCAGAAATATTGCTTTTAGATGAGGCAACTAGCGCACTTGATAGTGTTGTTGAGAAGCAAATCCAAAAAGAATTAGATCAATTAATGGTTGGTAGAACAACAGTAGCGATAGCTCATAGATTAGATACAATTAAGGATTTTGATAAAATTTTTGTTCTTGAACCTAAAAAAGGAATTGTCCAAGAAGGAACATTTAATGAATTAATAGCAAAAGAAGGAATATTCTTAAACCTTTATAAACATCAAGAAAGTCCATTGGAGAAATAA
- a CDS encoding ABC transporter ATP-binding protein/permease, with amino-acid sequence MQADEIFEYNQQRRTHQLIFLVMNSLIKKWYLTIPTFFFATITVILLVENIYITNKISALLISQNFADVFKDKQSLAKILLSGSVIDPIKFDKYYSQIISHGGKIGANTVQELVQRYYYSDVTIQDVNGNWYLRAPINIFGTTCNFTAKQYSALIAVDLCFVIVSTYLTYLMTSILSETEKARYKNRLIAKIIDQDIHYINHNKISNLISTVVEHTETFANNLRLAPVLFYQATLTFILSSLIMLDIDSYMSFIIGGLLVGIVGIVGIVLLVKKYATRSIVKSKHKGDTYIAEKLKSMTLVKSSGSWIRETKFLRTLNRNISIKTKKNLPLTELLSAATIGGIGTFVMSSIIIGIFNYINDIKTLLSVMTSFTTASLVITLPILQLNAVFPELQKSEIAACEMDRILRSKISISKKGGIEFKTLKKSIQMKNISFAYPDKPNEYYIENLSFNFEKGKRYAFIGRTGSGKSSIAKLLLRFYDPSKGKVLIDGINLKEYELKSWLWKVGYVEQEPQILSGSIYENIRYVKQDVTDEQIENACKKAKIHDFILSLPDQYNTVLFEGGAQLSGGQKQRLVIARIFVKDPEVLILDEPTSALDNIVESEIQEELEKLMVGRTTIAIAHRLNTIKNFDQIYMLDYKKGVVKQGTFEQMSKLT; translated from the coding sequence ATGCAAGCAGATGAAATATTTGAATATAATCAACAACGACGTACTCATCAACTTATTTTTTTAGTTATGAACTCATTAATAAAAAAATGATACTTGACAATTCCTACTTTTTTCTTTGCAACAATAACTGTTATTTTATTAGTTGAAAATATTTATATAACAAACAAGATTTCCGCACTTTTAATAAGTCAGAATTTTGCTGATGTATTTAAAGATAAACAATCACTTGCTAAAATACTACTCTCAGGAAGTGTTATTGATCCGATAAAATTTGATAAATATTATTCTCAAATTATTTCCCATGGTGGAAAAATTGGGGCAAATACTGTACAAGAATTAGTTCAAAGATATTATTATAGTGATGTTACTATCCAAGATGTCAATGGAAATTGATATTTACGAGCACCAATAAATATATTTGGTACTACATGCAACTTCACCGCTAAGCAATATAGCGCACTTATTGCTGTTGATCTATGTTTTGTTATCGTTTCAACATATCTTACATATTTAATGACAAGTATTCTTTCAGAAACAGAAAAAGCTAGATATAAAAATAGACTTATTGCAAAAATAATCGATCAAGATATTCATTACATAAATCATAACAAAATATCAAACTTAATTTCAACTGTTGTAGAACATACAGAAACATTTGCAAATAACCTTAGATTGGCTCCAGTTTTATTTTATCAGGCTACATTGACATTTATATTATCAAGTCTGATTATGTTAGATATAGATAGCTACATGAGTTTCATAATTGGGGGTCTATTAGTTGGTATCGTTGGTATTGTTGGTATTGTATTATTAGTTAAAAAATATGCAACAAGATCGATAGTTAAGTCAAAACATAAAGGTGACACATATATTGCTGAAAAATTAAAATCAATGACTCTTGTTAAATCAAGTGGTTCATGAATTAGGGAAACAAAATTCTTAAGAACTTTGAATAGAAATATCTCAATTAAGACTAAGAAAAATTTACCATTAACTGAATTGCTTTCAGCTGCTACTATTGGGGGTATTGGAACATTTGTTATGTCCTCTATTATTATTGGTATATTTAATTATATAAATGATATTAAAACTCTCCTAAGTGTTATGACATCGTTTACCACTGCATCATTAGTAATTACACTTCCAATATTGCAACTAAACGCTGTGTTTCCAGAATTGCAAAAAAGTGAGATTGCAGCATGTGAAATGGATAGAATACTAAGAAGTAAAATATCAATCTCTAAAAAAGGAGGTATTGAGTTTAAAACCCTTAAAAAGTCTATTCAAATGAAGAATATATCATTCGCTTATCCAGACAAACCTAATGAGTATTATATTGAAAATTTATCCTTTAATTTTGAAAAAGGGAAAAGATATGCATTTATAGGGCGAACTGGTAGTGGAAAGTCATCAATAGCTAAACTTTTATTAAGATTCTATGACCCTTCAAAGGGAAAAGTATTAATTGATGGCATAAATTTAAAAGAATATGAGCTTAAAAGTTGATTGTGAAAAGTGGGATATGTTGAACAAGAACCTCAGATTTTATCAGGTTCAATATATGAAAATATTAGATATGTTAAACAAGATGTAACAGATGAACAAATTGAAAATGCATGCAAGAAAGCGAAGATACATGATTTTATTCTTTCTCTTCCAGATCAATACAACACAGTTTTATTTGAAGGTGGAGCACAATTATCTGGTGGACAAAAACAAAGGCTAGTAATTGCAAGAATATTTGTTAAAGACCCAGAAGTTCTTATTCTTGATGAACCAACATCAGCATTAGATAATATTGTTGAGAGTGAGATTCAAGAAGAGTTGGAAAAACTAATGGTTGGTAGAACTACTATTGCCATAGCCCATAGACTTAATACAATAAAAAACTTTGACCAAATCTATATGTTAGATTACAAAAAAGGAGTGGTTAAACAAGGTACTTTTGAACAAATGAGTAAATTAACATAA
- the hrcA gene encoding heat-inducible transcriptional repressor HrcA has protein sequence MKNIDNINLSERQKKILKIVVEEYIDNVIPVGSNKIKTLMGVDISTATIRNESVHLEELGYLEKSHTSSGRIPSTTGYRYYVDTLMPANDLLKEAIAKVDEVFSKREVSIEKLLDETAKLVSDMTNLVTVVETKDVADNVMLSKIEIIPLKEDSAAMIVVLSNGNVQNKVIDIQNEVSMDDLQKAIVIFNERLVNTPLSEIEEKIKLVAPIIKTQVEKYEFVLKAFISAILNEQAVNLKTQGMKNLLLNPEFQDPGMIQQIISVIENASLLTLFDSEYKDFDENDHFDKPNIKIGEETGISKNISLVGKNVKLMPGREASLTVVGPKRIHYQMVSAILERFSHNLREKNTKKRKGD, from the coding sequence ATGAAAAATATAGATAATATAAATCTATCTGAAAGACAAAAAAAAATTTTAAAAATTGTTGTTGAAGAGTATATTGACAATGTAATTCCAGTTGGTTCAAATAAAATAAAAACATTAATGGGTGTTGATATATCAACGGCCACAATTAGAAATGAGTCAGTACACTTAGAAGAATTAGGTTATTTGGAAAAAAGTCATACCTCTTCCGGGAGGATTCCATCAACAACGGGGTATAGATATTACGTAGACACTTTGATGCCCGCAAACGATTTGCTAAAAGAGGCAATTGCAAAAGTTGATGAGGTTTTTTCAAAAAGAGAGGTGTCGATTGAAAAATTATTAGATGAAACAGCGAAATTAGTTAGTGATATGACAAATTTAGTTACTGTTGTTGAAACAAAAGATGTTGCAGATAATGTTATGTTATCAAAAATAGAAATCATCCCATTGAAAGAAGATAGCGCTGCAATGATAGTTGTTTTGTCTAACGGGAATGTTCAAAATAAAGTTATTGATATTCAAAACGAAGTATCAATGGATGATTTGCAAAAAGCGATTGTAATCTTTAATGAACGTTTAGTTAATACACCATTAAGCGAAATTGAAGAAAAAATAAAACTTGTTGCTCCAATTATTAAAACACAGGTTGAAAAATATGAGTTTGTCTTAAAAGCGTTTATAAGTGCAATATTAAATGAACAAGCAGTAAATCTTAAAACTCAAGGAATGAAAAATCTTTTACTTAACCCAGAGTTTCAAGATCCTGGCATGATTCAGCAAATTATTTCTGTTATTGAAAATGCATCACTATTAACATTGTTTGATAGTGAATACAAAGATTTTGATGAAAATGACCATTTCGACAAACCAAATATTAAAATTGGAGAAGAAACTGGAATATCAAAAAATATTTCATTAGTTGGAAAAAATGTTAAATTAATGCCGGGTCGTGAGGCTAGTCTTACTGTTGTTGGACCAAAGAGAATTCATTATCAAATGGTCTCAGCAATATTAGAAAGATTTAGTCATAACTTGAGAGAAAAGAATACTAAAAAAAGGAAAGGGGATTAA
- a CDS encoding ATP-dependent Clp protease ATP-binding subunit encodes MEFKERNPTNPKKIIEKYTKNITAEAAVGKIDPIIGRDDEIARVIRILSRRTKNNPILLGDPGVGKTAIVEGIAQRIVKGDVPSNLIGVNLLELNLADLIGGARYVGDVEERVGGLINALEKEKESVVLFIDEVHMIKGAGQGSEGATDVANLLKPALARGKLKTIGATTLKEYKKHIEKDAALARRFQQVMVTEPTIQETISILRGLKDRFETYHGVIIHDNALVSAVELSDKYISERFLPDKAIDLIDEACATVKTELTSVPTELDQINRKVMQLEIEKTALMKEEDIKSKERLADIDKELIVLKEQQNKMKFAWEKEKNNLTKISRLRETIDSLNNELDVCQAEGKFERAGEIRYSLLPALTKELQNEKGLTPSKIVSDSVTSVEIANVVEKWTGIQANGLLESDRDKLQTIENRMKKRVKGQNHAIEKVVDAIVRSRSGIRDPRRPVGSFLFLGTTGVGKTEVASALAEILFNSEKRIVRLDMSEYMDKFSSSKLIGSPSGYVGFGEGGYLTEAVRRQPYSIILFDEIEKAHPDILNLLLQILDEGRLSDAAGIAVDFKNTIIIMTSNIGASSLLETEGALVDEKSVLDELSKYVRPEFLNRIDNIIVFNSISPSVAKEIILKQLKDVEKRVESNTEFRISFSDSCIEDILKNGFDKTYGARSIRRYIESNIEKMIARAIINSEVLPNKKYVVEFVNNKYKISSSKALN; translated from the coding sequence ATGGAATTTAAAGAACGAAATCCTACTAATCCAAAAAAGATTATTGAGAAATACACAAAAAACATTACAGCAGAAGCAGCTGTTGGGAAAATAGACCCTATTATTGGTCGAGATGATGAAATAGCTCGAGTTATAAGGATATTGAGCAGAAGAACCAAGAATAACCCAATATTATTAGGTGATCCAGGTGTTGGTAAAACTGCAATTGTAGAAGGAATAGCCCAAAGAATTGTTAAGGGTGATGTTCCATCAAATTTAATCGGTGTTAACTTACTTGAATTAAATCTTGCAGATTTAATCGGTGGGGCAAGATATGTTGGGGATGTTGAAGAAAGAGTTGGAGGACTTATAAATGCTTTAGAAAAAGAAAAGGAATCTGTGGTTCTTTTTATTGATGAGGTCCATATGATAAAGGGTGCAGGTCAGGGTTCTGAAGGAGCAACAGATGTTGCTAACCTGTTAAAACCAGCCCTTGCAAGAGGAAAACTTAAAACAATTGGTGCAACAACATTAAAGGAATATAAAAAGCATATTGAAAAAGATGCGGCTTTGGCTAGAAGATTTCAACAAGTAATGGTTACAGAGCCAACAATTCAAGAAACAATATCAATTCTTCGTGGTTTGAAAGACAGATTTGAAACATATCATGGAGTAATAATTCACGATAATGCACTTGTTAGTGCTGTGGAACTTTCAGATAAATATATCAGTGAAAGATTTTTGCCAGATAAAGCTATTGATTTAATCGATGAAGCTTGTGCAACTGTAAAAACTGAGTTAACATCTGTTCCAACAGAATTAGACCAAATTAACAGAAAAGTTATGCAGCTTGAAATTGAAAAAACAGCACTAATGAAAGAAGAAGATATTAAATCGAAAGAAAGATTAGCAGATATTGATAAAGAACTTATTGTTCTAAAAGAACAACAGAATAAAATGAAATTTGCTTGAGAAAAAGAGAAAAATAATCTTACTAAAATATCAAGGTTACGAGAAACAATTGATAGTTTAAATAATGAATTAGATGTCTGTCAAGCGGAAGGTAAATTTGAAAGAGCTGGTGAGATAAGATATTCACTATTGCCAGCACTTACAAAAGAACTTCAAAACGAAAAAGGGCTTACGCCTTCAAAAATAGTTTCAGATTCTGTAACTAGTGTGGAAATAGCAAATGTTGTTGAAAAATGAACAGGAATACAAGCAAATGGTTTACTTGAAAGTGATCGAGACAAGTTACAAACTATTGAGAATAGAATGAAAAAACGTGTTAAAGGTCAAAATCACGCTATCGAAAAAGTTGTTGATGCGATTGTTAGAAGTAGAAGTGGTATTCGTGACCCAAGGCGTCCAGTTGGGAGTTTTCTATTCCTAGGAACTACGGGAGTTGGTAAAACAGAGGTTGCCAGCGCTCTAGCTGAAATACTATTTAATTCTGAGAAAAGAATTGTCCGTCTTGATATGTCAGAATACATGGATAAATTTTCTTCAAGCAAATTAATTGGTTCTCCATCTGGGTATGTTGGTTTTGGTGAAGGTGGATATTTAACTGAAGCTGTTAGAAGGCAACCATACTCAATTATTTTATTTGATGAAATAGAAAAGGCACATCCAGATATTTTAAACTTATTATTACAAATTCTTGATGAAGGTCGATTATCAGATGCTGCGGGTATAGCTGTTGATTTTAAAAATACTATTATTATTATGACATCAAATATTGGAGCAAGCAGTCTCTTAGAAACGGAAGGGGCATTGGTTGATGAAAAAAGCGTATTAGATGAACTTTCAAAATATGTAAGACCAGAATTCCTAAATAGAATTGACAATATAATTGTCTTCAATTCAATATCTCCATCTGTAGCAAAGGAAATAATCCTTAAACAATTAAAAGATGTTGAAAAAAGGGTTGAATCTAATACAGAATTTAGAATTAGTTTTTCAGACAGTTGTATTGAAGATATATTAAAAAATGGTTTTGATAAAACATATGGAGCAAGATCAATACGTCGTTATATTGAATCTAATATTGAGAAAATGATTGCAAGAGCAATAATAAATTCTGAGGTGCTTCCAAATAAAAAATATGTTGTTGAATTTGTGAACAATAAATATAAAATAAGTTCTTCTAAGGCGTTAAATTAA
- a CDS encoding DnaJ C-terminal domain-containing protein, with product MSKKRDYYEILGVSKTASSDEIKRAYRKLAKQFHPDINPDPKSVEKFKEATEAVEVLMDEKKRKIYDQYGHDGLNGQGGFGGFGGFGGFDFSEMFGGDEFSGFENIFKDMFGGGFGAFGGQRTSGRTNLSRGERISLKLDLSVRELMFGATKKIEQHIYDACLQCSGSGAESEKDITKCDQCNGHGKVEMIQNLGGIRFSSTQMCPKCNGQGNKITKVCKKCHGKKRILQLKVIELEIPKGVMPGQQILKEGEGHVGVNGGSRGDILVAIGLKNPSGRVKLTSGGDILFKYDISYIDAIMGATKVFKTYDKDVNIKIAKGFKNGDLIKISGHGLPTSINGHKRGDIILEINIVIPTKLSSSEEKVLKELNNISTFQPVNILPE from the coding sequence ATGTCTAAAAAAAGAGATTATTATGAAATACTTGGGGTTTCAAAAACTGCAAGCTCAGATGAAATAAAAAGGGCCTATCGAAAGCTTGCAAAACAATTTCACCCAGATATTAATCCAGACCCAAAATCTGTTGAGAAGTTTAAAGAAGCTACAGAGGCTGTTGAAGTTCTTATGGATGAAAAGAAAAGAAAAATTTATGACCAATATGGACATGATGGACTAAATGGTCAGGGAGGCTTTGGAGGCTTTGGTGGCTTTGGAGGCTTTGACTTTTCTGAAATGTTTGGAGGAGATGAGTTTTCTGGCTTTGAAAATATATTTAAGGATATGTTTGGTGGAGGCTTTGGAGCCTTTGGCGGTCAAAGAACATCTGGAAGAACTAATTTAAGTCGAGGTGAACGAATATCATTAAAACTTGATTTAAGCGTTCGTGAACTTATGTTTGGAGCTACCAAAAAAATTGAACAGCATATTTATGATGCATGTTTACAATGCTCTGGAAGCGGAGCTGAATCTGAGAAAGATATTACCAAGTGTGACCAATGTAACGGACATGGTAAGGTTGAAATGATTCAAAATCTTGGCGGAATTAGATTTTCATCAACACAAATGTGTCCTAAATGTAACGGACAGGGTAATAAAATTACCAAAGTTTGTAAAAAATGTCATGGTAAAAAAAGAATCCTCCAATTGAAAGTTATCGAACTAGAGATTCCTAAGGGTGTTATGCCTGGTCAACAAATATTAAAAGAGGGTGAAGGCCATGTAGGAGTTAACGGAGGTTCTCGCGGAGATATATTGGTTGCTATTGGTTTAAAAAATCCATCAGGTAGAGTTAAATTAACAAGTGGTGGAGATATTCTGTTCAAATATGATATTTCATATATCGATGCAATAATGGGAGCCACAAAGGTTTTTAAAACTTATGATAAAGATGTCAATATAAAAATTGCAAAAGGATTTAAAAATGGCGATTTGATTAAAATCTCTGGGCATGGTCTTCCAACTAGTATAAATGGTCATAAAAGGGGTGATATTATTTTAGAAATAAATATTGTAATTCCAACAAAACTTTCTTCAAGTGAAGAAAAAGTTTTAAAAGAACTTAATAATATTTCTACATTCCAACCAGTCAATATACTACCAGAGTAG
- the dnaK gene encoding molecular chaperone DnaK codes for MAKEKIIGIDLGTTNSCVAIMEGGQPTVLENPEGQRTTPSVVAFKNGDIIVGGAAKRQAVTNSETSISVKRKMGTNEKLKLEGKEYTPEQISAEVLRYIKKYAEDKTGQKITKAVITVPAYFNDSQRKATKDAGRIAGLNVERIINEPTAAALAYGFDKQDKEMKVLVYDLGGGTFDVSVLELADGTYDVLSTSGDNLLGGDDFDQKIMDWIAGEIKNEFKIDLSNDKMALQRFKEEAEKAKINLSSQMEVEINLPFITMNEKGPVNYSGKLTRSKFESMTKSLVERTRGPVQDALKAAKLSASNINQVLLVGGSTRIPAVQKLVKELLGKEPNKSINPDEVVAMGAAIQGGVLAGDVTDVLLLDVTPLSLGIETMGGVMTKLIERNTTIPTEKSQVFSTAADNQPAVDINVLQGERPMANDNKKLGNFQLTGIKPAPRGVPQIEVTFKIDVNGIVSVHAKDKATNEEKSITITDSGNLTDAEIDRMVKEAAENAEKDKAKKENIELKNKAETYVEMLESSLRDAGDKIPEDQKKPIEELINSVNELIAKEDYEGLKDKVSQLEETISQAAKFAQQEGQKDDDSNDGNK; via the coding sequence ATGGCAAAAGAAAAAATTATAGGAATAGATTTAGGTACAACTAATTCATGTGTAGCAATAATGGAGGGTGGACAACCCACAGTTCTTGAAAACCCAGAAGGGCAAAGAACTACTCCAAGTGTTGTTGCGTTTAAGAACGGAGATATTATTGTTGGAGGAGCTGCAAAGCGTCAGGCAGTAACAAATTCAGAAACATCAATTTCTGTTAAAAGAAAAATGGGTACAAATGAAAAATTAAAATTAGAGGGCAAGGAATATACACCAGAACAAATTTCCGCTGAAGTTTTAAGATATATTAAAAAGTATGCAGAAGATAAAACTGGTCAAAAAATAACAAAGGCCGTTATTACAGTTCCAGCATACTTTAATGATTCACAAAGAAAAGCAACAAAAGATGCTGGAAGAATTGCAGGACTTAATGTTGAGAGAATTATAAATGAACCAACAGCAGCAGCGCTTGCTTATGGATTTGATAAACAAGATAAAGAAATGAAGGTTTTAGTTTATGACTTAGGAGGAGGAACATTTGACGTTTCTGTCCTAGAGCTGGCAGATGGAACTTATGATGTGTTATCAACATCTGGAGATAACCTATTAGGTGGTGATGATTTTGACCAAAAAATTATGGATTGAATTGCTGGAGAAATAAAAAATGAATTTAAGATAGATCTTTCAAATGATAAAATGGCATTACAAAGGTTTAAGGAAGAAGCTGAAAAAGCCAAAATTAATCTATCAAGTCAAATGGAAGTTGAAATTAATTTGCCATTTATTACAATGAATGAAAAGGGACCAGTTAACTATTCTGGAAAATTAACTAGATCAAAATTTGAATCAATGACAAAATCATTAGTTGAGAGAACTCGTGGTCCTGTACAAGATGCCTTAAAAGCAGCTAAATTATCAGCATCAAATATTAATCAAGTTTTATTAGTTGGTGGTTCTACAAGAATACCAGCTGTTCAAAAATTAGTTAAGGAACTTTTAGGAAAAGAACCAAACAAATCAATTAATCCTGATGAGGTTGTTGCAATGGGTGCAGCTATTCAAGGTGGGGTTCTTGCTGGAGATGTTACTGATGTACTTCTTCTAGATGTTACACCGCTTTCTCTTGGTATTGAAACAATGGGTGGTGTTATGACTAAACTTATTGAAAGAAATACAACTATACCAACTGAAAAGTCACAAGTATTTTCAACAGCAGCTGATAATCAACCCGCAGTTGATATAAATGTTTTGCAAGGTGAGAGACCAATGGCGAACGATAATAAGAAATTGGGTAATTTCCAATTAACAGGAATTAAACCAGCTCCTAGAGGTGTACCTCAGATTGAAGTTACTTTTAAAATTGATGTTAATGGAATAGTTTCTGTTCATGCAAAAGACAAAGCAACTAATGAAGAAAAATCAATTACTATTACAGATTCTGGAAATTTAACAGATGCAGAAATAGATAGAATGGTTAAAGAGGCTGCTGAAAATGCTGAGAAAGATAAAGCTAAGAAAGAAAATATTGAATTAAAAAATAAAGCAGAAACTTATGTTGAAATGTTAGAGTCTTCATTGAGAGATGCTGGAGATAAAATCCCAGAAGACCAAAAAAAACCAATTGAAGAACTTATTAATTCTGTAAATGAGTTAATTGCAAAAGAAGATTATGAAGGATTAAAAGATAAGGTCTCACAATTAGAAGAAACAATTAGCCAAGCTGCAAAATTTGCTCAACAAGAAGGCCAAAAAGATGATGATTCTAATGATGGAAATAAATAA